CGGCGGGGTACCCGGTGAAGAGCAGCCCCGCGGTGCTGCTGCCGCCGGTCATCTCGACGACGGCCTGTCCGACGAGGGCGAGCACGGGACCGACCACGAGGGCGAGCACGGCGGCGAGGACGACCCAGCGGAGCCGGAGCCGCAGGAACGGCAGCGCGGCGACGAACAGCACGGCGTAGGTCGGCAGGATGACGAGCACGCCTCCGGGCACCAGGGTCAGGAGCCCGCCGATCGCCAGGAGCGTCGCGGCACGGGCGAGGACGTGCCGTCGGTCGCGGACCCGACCGGCCGGCCCCGGACCTGTGGTGAGCAGGACCAGGGAGGCCCCGGCGCAGAGCGCGAACAGGACCGAGGAGCGACCGTTCACGAGGTCGGGCCAGCTCGACGGATCCGTCCAGTCGAAGAGCGTGTCCGCCGCTCCGACGTGGGCGGCGAACATGCCGAGGACGGCGAGCCCGCGAGCGGCGTCGAGGCCGGCGAGACGTGGACGAGTGGGGGCGTTGACATGTTGCATGTCGACGATGCTCGCGAGCGCGCTGTTTCGTCGGCGCAACCGGTCGCCGGATCACTCCGACGAGGAGGATGGGGCGCATGACCGCTCCGGCCGCAACGGCCCCGCTCCGTGACGACCGCCGGGTGGTCCTCGTGGTCGCGATCCTCGCGTCCTTCGTCGTCGGGCTCGACTCGAGCGTCGTCAACGTCGCCCTGCCCGCGATCCGCCGGGAGCTCGGTGGTGGTCTCGTCGTGCAGCAGTGGACCGTCGACGCCTACCTGGTCACGCTCGGCTCGTTGATCCTGGTCGCCGGCTCCCTCTCGGACCTGTTCGGCCGGGTCCGGATCATCCGGTGGGGCCTGGTCGTCTTCGGTGTCGCCTCGGTGGTGTGCGCGATCGCGCCGACGGGCGAGGTCCTGGTCGTCGCCCGGGCGTTCCAGGGTGTCGGTGGGGCGCTCGTGACCCCGAGCGCCCTGGCGCTCATCGTCGCGGCGTTCCGGGGCGCCGCGCAGGCGAAGGCGATCGGGTCGTGGACGGCCTGGTCGAGCGCCGCGTCCATCCTCGGGCCGGTCGTCGGCGGGCTGATCGTCGACGGCATCGGCTGGCGCTGGATCTTCGTGGTGACGGCCGTGCCGATCGCGGTGACCATCCCCCTGGTCCGGCGGATCTCCGGCGACGTGGTCACCGGCGACCGTCCGCGGGTGGACGTGATCGGCGCGGTGCTCGCCGTGGTCGGGGTCGGCGGTGTCGTCCTCGGCCTGATCGAGCAGGAGCGCCTCGGGTGGGGCGCGCCGGTCGTCGTCGCCGCGCTCGTGCTCGGCGCGGCGTCCCTCGTGGCCTTCGTGCCGTGGGAGCTCCGCGTGACCCGGACCGCCGGCTCGCCCCTGGTGCCGCTGGAGCTGTTCCGCGCGCGCAACTTCACGGTCGGCAACCTGGCGACGCTCTCGATCTACGGGGCGCTCGGGATGGTGTTCTTCGTCGTGACCCTGTTCCTGCAGGAGGTGTGGGACTTCCCCGCGTGGGTCGCCGGACTCGCGACGTTGCCGCCGACGCTGATGCTCCTGGCGCTGTCCACCACGGTCGGTTCGTTCTCCGGCCGGTACGGTCCACGGTGGTTCATGGCTGCCGGGCCGGCCGTGGCCGCGGTCGGCGCGCTGCTGATGCTGCTCGCCGGCGACGACCCGGCGGGCTACTGGTGGTCGGTGCTGCCCGGGCTCGTGCTGATCGGCGCGGGGATCGCGACCATGGTGACGCCGTTGACGAGTGCCGTCCTCGGATCGGTGCCGCAGGCGGAGGCCGGTGCCGGGTCCGCCGTGAACAACGCGGTCGCCCGCATCGCCGGGCTGGTGACGGTGGCCCTGGCGGGCGTCGTCCTGGGTGGCGGGGTGAGCGTCGACGGGTTGCACCGCGCGATGGTCGTGATGGCGCTGCTGCTCGCCGCCGGAGCCGTCGTCAGCGCGGTCGGGATCCGGAATGCACCGCTGCGCTCGTAAGTTGAGTGCAGTAGACTCAAGTACACCACCACCGCACGGAAAGGACGGACCGCATGGCGAACCTCCAGGGCGCCCCCGACTCGCAGGAACGGCAGAAGACCGCCCTCGAGCAGTACGGCGTCGACCTCACCGCGATCGCGCGGAGCGGCAAGCTCGACCCGGTGATCGGTCGTGACGCCGAGATCCGCCGTGTCTCCCAGGTGCTGACGCGGCGGACCAAGAACAACCCCGTGCTCATCGGTGAGCCCGGGGTCGGCAAGACCGCCGTGGTCGAGGGTCTCGCGCAGCGCATCGTCGCCGGCGACGTCGCCGACTCGCTGAAGGACAAGCGGCTCGTGTCGCTCGACATGTCCGCCCTCATCGCCGGCGCGAAGTACCGCGGCGAGTTCGAGGAGCGGCTCAAGGCCGTCCTCAAGGAGATCGACGACTCGGACGGTCAGGTCATCACGTTCATCGACGAGCTGCACACGCTGATGGGGGCCGGCGGCGGTGAAGGGTCCGTCGCGGCGTCGAACATGCTCAAGCCGATGCTCGCCCGCGGTGAGCTGCGGCTGATCGGCGCGACGACGCTCGACGAGTACCGCGAGTACATCGAGAAGGACGCCGCGCTCGAGCGCCGCTTCCAGCAGGTGTTCGTGGGGGAGCCGAGCGTCGAGGACACCGTGGCGATCCTCCGCGGACTCAAGGAGCGGTACGAGGCGCACCACAAGGTGACCATCAACGACTCCGCCCTGGTCGCCGCCGCGAGCCTGTCGAACCGCTACATCTCCGGTCGCCAGCTCCCCGACAAGGCGATCGACCTCATCGACGAGGCCGCCAGCCGACTGCGCATGGAGATCGACTCGAGCCCGGTCGAGATCGACGAGCTCAAGCGCAGCGTGGACCGCCTGCGCGTCGAGGAGTTCGCGCTGAAGCAGGAGAAGGACGACGCGTCGAAGGCGCGGCTGGCGACCCTGCGCGCGGAGCTCGCCGGGCGCCAGGAGCGGCTCGACGAGCTCGAGCAGCGGTGGCAGGCCGAGCGGGCGAGCCTCAACCGCATCGGTGAGCTCAAGCAGCAGCTCGACGAGCTGAACATGCGCAGCCAGCGCGCGCAGCGGGAGGCGCAGTACGAGACGGTGTCGCGCATCGAGTACGGCGAGAAGCCCCGGATCGAGGCCGAGCTCGCGGCGGCCGAGCAGGCCGAGAGCGCCGACCGCATGGTGAACGACAGCGTCACGGACGAGGACATCGCCGCCGTGATCGCGCAGTGGACGGGCATCCCGATGGGGCGCCTGCTGCAGGGTGAGACCGAGAAGCTCCTGCACCTGGAGACCGAACTCGGTCGTCGGATCATCGGGCAGCGCGCCGCGGTGTCCACCGTGTCCGAGGCGGTGCGTCGCACCCGCGCCGGCATCTCCGACCCAGACCGCCCGACGGGCTCGTTCCTGTTCCTCGGCCCCACCGGCGTCGGCAAGACCGAGCTCGCCAAGGCGCTCGCCGAGTTCCTGTTCGACGACGAGAAGGCCCTCGTCCGCATCGACATGAGCGAGTACGGCGAGAAGCACTCGGTCGCTCGGCTCATCGGTGCCCCGCCCGGGTACGTCGGGTACGAGGCCGGCGGGCAGCTCACCGAGACCGTCCGGCGCCGCCCGTACTCGGTGGTGCTGCTCGACGAGGTCGAGAAGGCGCACCCCGAGGTGTTCGACGTCCTGCTCCAGGTGCTCGACGACGGACGCCTGACCGACGGGCAGGGGCGCACGGTCGACTTCCGGAACACGATCATGGTCCTGACGTCGAACCTCGGATCGC
The sequence above is drawn from the Curtobacterium sp. MR_MD2014 genome and encodes:
- a CDS encoding MFS transporter, coding for MTAPAATAPLRDDRRVVLVVAILASFVVGLDSSVVNVALPAIRRELGGGLVVQQWTVDAYLVTLGSLILVAGSLSDLFGRVRIIRWGLVVFGVASVVCAIAPTGEVLVVARAFQGVGGALVTPSALALIVAAFRGAAQAKAIGSWTAWSSAASILGPVVGGLIVDGIGWRWIFVVTAVPIAVTIPLVRRISGDVVTGDRPRVDVIGAVLAVVGVGGVVLGLIEQERLGWGAPVVVAALVLGAASLVAFVPWELRVTRTAGSPLVPLELFRARNFTVGNLATLSIYGALGMVFFVVTLFLQEVWDFPAWVAGLATLPPTLMLLALSTTVGSFSGRYGPRWFMAAGPAVAAVGALLMLLAGDDPAGYWWSVLPGLVLIGAGIATMVTPLTSAVLGSVPQAEAGAGSAVNNAVARIAGLVTVALAGVVLGGGVSVDGLHRAMVVMALLLAAGAVVSAVGIRNAPLRS
- a CDS encoding ATP-dependent Clp protease ATP-binding subunit gives rise to the protein MANLQGAPDSQERQKTALEQYGVDLTAIARSGKLDPVIGRDAEIRRVSQVLTRRTKNNPVLIGEPGVGKTAVVEGLAQRIVAGDVADSLKDKRLVSLDMSALIAGAKYRGEFEERLKAVLKEIDDSDGQVITFIDELHTLMGAGGGEGSVAASNMLKPMLARGELRLIGATTLDEYREYIEKDAALERRFQQVFVGEPSVEDTVAILRGLKERYEAHHKVTINDSALVAAASLSNRYISGRQLPDKAIDLIDEAASRLRMEIDSSPVEIDELKRSVDRLRVEEFALKQEKDDASKARLATLRAELAGRQERLDELEQRWQAERASLNRIGELKQQLDELNMRSQRAQREAQYETVSRIEYGEKPRIEAELAAAEQAESADRMVNDSVTDEDIAAVIAQWTGIPMGRLLQGETEKLLHLETELGRRIIGQRAAVSTVSEAVRRTRAGISDPDRPTGSFLFLGPTGVGKTELAKALAEFLFDDEKALVRIDMSEYGEKHSVARLIGAPPGYVGYEAGGQLTETVRRRPYSVVLLDEVEKAHPEVFDVLLQVLDDGRLTDGQGRTVDFRNTIMVLTSNLGSQFMTDLTLTDEQRDEAVRELVQQAFRPEFVNRLDDIVVFQALTTDDLGQIVSLYVDRLARRLSDRRLELAVTPAARSWLADRGYDPVYGARPLRRLMQRQIDDRLARAILSGDVRDGDTVRVDVAAGGDELTVEPFELAEIVEE